GCCTTTGTTCGGCACAGCGATGCGCATTGGCTGGGCCTTTGCGTGGCGAAGCAAACTGTCTTTCCCTCCCGGAGTATTTTTCTCACCCAGATGAAGACTGTGTGACGTATTCGGATTGAAGGGTATCCTTCGCTGCAAACCATTCCAACCAATTCACTCAACGACCAATACTTCTCAAACCGACTTAAATGAAGAGAGACTGCTAGGAGAAATTATATGAGATGAGAACGTGTCAACAATATGTCAAGCATAGATAAATTTGGAGGGACGTATCTAAGCGCCAACATAGCAATTGGAATTAGTGCAGTCGCCACCGTATTTATTGCAATAGCGGCAAGTGAGTTTATAGACAAAAGTATTGCATTAATTATCGCAATCTCAATAGGAGTTGTATTGGCGATTGGCTTGTACAGATTTATTAGAGGACCCTAACCGATCAAACCAATCGCCTCTACAAGCAGGTCTGAGTCGGCACGTTTTCAACACCCGCGACAGAATCTCCGGCCATGACCACGCTCCAGATTACCGGCGGGAAGGTCCTCCTGCCGGACCTCTCGGTCGAAGACGCAGACGTGCTCGTAGACCAGGACGCGGGCACGATTCTCGCTGTGGGCGACGTCGAAGCAGGCGACGAGACCTTAGACGTCTCCGGGTCGCTCGTCATGCCGGGGCTCGTGAACGCCCACTGCCACGCCGCGATGACCCTGCTCCGGGGCTACGCCGACGACAAGCCGCTCATGGACTGGCTCCAGGAGGACATCTGGCCGGCAGAGGCGCAGTTGACGCCCGAAGACGTGCGCGTCGGGACCGAGTTGGGCATCGTGGAGATGCTCAAGGCTGGCGTCACGACGTTCGCGGATATGTACTTCGAGGTGCCCGAAGTTTCGGCGGCAGTCGAGGACCTCGGCGTCCGCGCCCGCATCGGCCACGGAATCGTGACCATCGGCAAGGACGAGGACGACGCCTGGGACGACATCGAGGAATCCATCGAGGTGGCCTCCGAGTTCGACGGCGCGGCAGGCGGGCGCATCAAGACGGCAGTGATGCCACACAGTCTCACGACGGTCGGCGAGGAGTACTACCGCGAGTTCCTGCCCGAGGTGCGCGAGGCGGGGCTTCCGGTCCACTACCACGCGAACGAGACGTTAGGTGAAGTCGAGCCAATCGTGGAGGAGCACGGCGAGCGTCCAATCGAGTACGCCGCAGACCTCGGGATGCTCGACGCGGGCGACTTCTTCGCCCACGGCGTGCACCTGGACGAGACCGAGATTTCGGTGCTCGCAGCCCACGACGCCTCGGTCGTCCACTGCCCGGCGTCGAACATGAAGCTCGCGAGCGGGATGGCCCCCGTGCAGGCACTCCGCGATGCGGGCGTGACCGTCGCGCTCGGCACCGACGGCGCGGCCTCGAACAACGACTTAGACCTGTTCGACGAGATGCGCGACGCGGCCATGCTCGGGAAACTCGCCACCGGTGATGCGAGCGCCGTCCCCGCCGAGGCCGTCGTGGAGATGGCGACGCAGGGTGGCGCGGACGCCCTCGGGTTCGACGTGGGACGCATCGAGGCGGGGGCGAAAGCCGACTTCGCCGTCGTGGACTTCGAGGCTCCGCACCTGACTCCGGCCCACGACTACGTGAGCCACCTCGCCTACGCCGTCCGCGGGTCTGACGTGCGCCACACCGTCTGCGACGGACATATCCTCATGCGCGACCGCGATGTGCTCGTCTGCGACGAGGCCGCGGTGCGCGAGCGGGCGGCAGAACACGCCGCAGCGCTCGTCGACCGCGCCTGAGCGGTCGACTCGCCGGTTGGCCACCGAACGTACAGAAAATCTAACAGTTAGGGTTTGTGAAACGACGGCCTATTTGTCGTCAATTATAAGGGTAGAAATAAACGTATAGAGTCGTCTCTAAACGGTCTTGAGGAATCTCTACCGCCATATCTCGTCGCATGAACTGAACGAACAACGAAAAACTGAACTGAACAGAAATCTGTATTTATCTCGTTTCCAGAATATCGTTGTCTCGATGAATTCGAAACCGAAGTTGTTCGCCATCGCAGCCGTGATGGCGTTGTTGCTCGCGACGGTCGGCCCCGTGGCCGCGTTCGCGGGTGACGAGACAGCGGGCAACGATTCGATGAGTACAGCTGGAAACGACGCACCGCTCGCGGTGCACGTCACAGAGACGGATACCGACGTGACCGTCACCGTGACCAACGCGAGTGAACCCGTCTCGAACGCGAACGTGACCGTCGCGCCGGTGGGCGACGCCACCTACGACGGTGCTGGTGAGTACACAACCGACGAGAACGGGACCGTTTCACTCCCCGTTCCGGGCGAACAGGTCGAAGTCGAAATCGTCGCCACGAGCGGTGACGAGCGCGTGACCACGACCACCGTGCTCGGCGACTGGCGACCGACCGTGGACGGCGACGCACCGTTCGGCCAGCACGTCTCACGGTTCGTCCACTACCTGTTAGACCGCGATGATTTAGACGACGACAAGCCGTTCGGGCAGATGGTTCGCGAGTTCGTCCACGAACAGAAACAGCGGGCGGACAAGCACGCGAAGAAACACGACGACGAGAGTGAGAGCGCGGATGAAGAGTCCGACCGCGAGGACAAACGTCCCGACCACGCGAAGGATAAGGCGGACAAGGAAGACAAGCGCCCCGACCACGCCGGACCGAAGGACGGCCACGAGCGCGGCACTGACAAGACATCTGACGACGGCGAGAACGAGGATAGCGAAACCGACGACGAAGACGAAGCGGAGAACAGCGACGCGGAAAACTGAAGTAGAGTCCGCGAAACGGGCACTCCGCGGTCGGAGCTGAATCGCACGCAAACTGACCCATCTGAACTGTCAGTGGCACCCCGCTCCGAGTTCTCGGAGCCAGCACGTCGATTCGGGATGTGAGTTTTTCTGCGGGCTGTAGACGAGTCCGGTAGCGTTTTGACCCGCCTGTGCCATTCTTCCGCCATGAGTGACGCTTATCCGCCTGTCAGCGAGCACCTCGACGATGTCGAGGCCGCCCGCAAAGAGGGCCGTCGCAAGATGGACTGGGCGCTCCAGCACATGCCCATCCTCCAGGCACTCCGCGAGACGTACAAAGCCGAGAAACCGTTCGCCGGCCAAGTCATCGGCATGGCGATGCACGTCGAGGCGAAGACCGCGAACCTCGTCGAACTGCTCGCCCTCGGCGGCGCAGAAGTCGCCATCACGGGGTGCAATCCGCTCTCGACGCACGACGACGTGAGCGCCGCGCTCGATAACAACGACAACATCACCTCCTACGCCGTCCGCGGCGTTGACAGCGACGAGTACTACGACGCTATCGAGGCTGTCATCGCCCACGCACCCACCATCACCGTCGACGACGGGATGGACATGGTCGCCGCGATTCACGAGAACCATCCGGAACTCATCGATTCCATCATCGGCGGCGCAGAGGAGACGACGACGGGTGTCCACCGCCTGCGGGCGATGGACCGCGACGGGGAACTCAAGTACCCAATCTTCGCCGTCAACGACACGCCGATGAAGCGCCTGTTCGACAACATCCACGGCACGGGCGAATCGAGCCTCGCCACCATCGCCATGACGACGAACCTCTCGTACGCCGGGAAGACCGTCGTCGTCGCCGGCTACGGCTACTGTGGCAAGGGCGTCGCGAAGAAAGCCGCCGGGCAAAACGCGCACGTCGTCGTCACGGAAGTCGACCCACGCCGCGCCCTCGAAGCCCACATGGAAGGCTACGAAGTCATGCCGATGGCAGACGCCGCGGAGGTTGGTGACGTGTTCATCACGACCACCGGCAACCGCGACGTCATCACTGAGAGTCACTTCGAGGTCATGAAAGACGGCGTCCTCCTCGCGAACGCCGGCCACTTCGACGTCGAAATCAATCTCGACCAGCTCGAAGCGATGGCAGCGAACGTCTACGAAGCCCGCGACGGCGTCATGGCCTACGAACTCGAAGATGGCCGCGACCTGAACGTCCTCGCCGAGGGCCGCCTCGTCAACCTCGCGAGTCCAATCGCGCTTGGCCACCCGGTCGAAGTGATGGACCAGAGCTTCGGCGTGCAGGCCGTCGTCGTCGAGGAACTCGTCGAAAATGCAGAGAAATACGACGCCGGCGTCCACGACGTACCGGACGAACTCGACCGCCGCGTCGCAGAAATCAAGCTGGACGCAGAGGGCATCGACTTCGACGCCCTCACCGACGCCCAGTCAGCGTATCTCGGCTCCTGGGACCACGGGACGTAAGCCAGTGCCCTATTTTCCGCCGCGGACGACGTGGCCATACTTGAGCAGCGAGACGAACACCGCCCCACCGAGCGCGTTGCCCACCGTCGCGAGGGCGAGGAAGTGCAGGTAGTCGAGGAAGCCGAGTTCCGGCACGAGGAACAATCCGGCGAGCACCTCGACGTTGCCCGCGATGCTGTGAGGCAGGCCCGCGAGTCCGATAGTGACCGTTACGAGCCAAACGAAGAACACGCGGCTGATGGTCTCCTGGGCGGCCGCGACGAGCCACGAGAGCAGGCCCATGAGCCAGCCAGCGAGCACCGCGGCGGTGAACAACCCCCACGTCGAGTGTTCCGTGAGTTTGACCGCAATTTCTGCGAACGCAGAGGCGTCCGCGATGCCGTAGGAGGGCGCTGCGGTCACGGCGATGGCGGCGAAGATGATGCCGCCGACGATGTTCCCGACGTAGACGATGCCCCAGAGCCGCCCGAGTTGGGCGAGCGTCGCATCGCGATTGAGCACGGGTAACACGGCGAGGGTCGTGTGTTCGGTGAACAGTTCCGAGCGTCCGAGGACGACGAAGATGAAGCCGACGGCGTAGGCGTTGGCGAGCGCGATATGGAGCAGGGGTTCGCTCCAGAGGTCGCCAGCCATCGTGATGATGACGGCCATGAGCAGCGGCCCGAAGCCGATGTCGAGGCCCGCAGACAGCGCAGAGAGAAACAGCCCCTCGCGTGGTCGCCTGAGTTCGTTGAGTCCCTCGTCTATCTGCCGGGAAAGAATCGTCTTCGAGGAGGTTTGTTCGGTGGTTCCGCCATCGACCACTGGGTCGCCACTCATGACTCTCTAGGCGGGTGTTCTGCAATTCGCTACTAAAGTGGTTGGGCCGTTCACTGTCAGGTAGCGGTTTTTATACGTCCCCACCGACCAGATTCACGTACGAATGGCAAACTCCAACTCGAAGGGCAACCGCCGCGAGCGGGAACTCGTGAACCTGCTCGACGAAGCCGGGTTCGCGGTCATGCGCGCCCCCGCGAGCGGCGCGGCGACCACGCGAGAACTTCCGGACGTGCTCGCGGGCAACGGCGACGTGTTCTACGCCATCGAGGCGAAGGCGTCCTCCGGGCGGCCCATCTATCTCACGGGCGAAGAAGTCGAAGCTCTCGTCTACTTCTCACAGAATTTCGGCGCGAAACCGCGCATCGCCGTGCGCTTCGACCGCGAAGACTGGTACTTCTTCCACCCCGCAGACCTCTACGTCACCGATGGCGGGAACTACCGCGTGAAAAAGGAGACGGCACTCTCCGAGGGCGAAGACCTGGACGAACTGACCGGAAAATCGAAAAAGACGCGGCTCACCGACATCGGCGAGGACGCTTAACCGGTGGCACCGGCCGCCGGCTGTGGGGAGTCGTCGCCCGCGGCTTCGAGGGTCGCCGGTCGCGCGAGTCGCGAGTAGGGGAACGAGTAGCGGCGGAGTCGTGACCGTCGCAGCGTGTCTCGTGGGTAGACCGCCTCGACGACGAGGTCGTCGCGGTCGTACCGGTGGTTGCCGGGATAGCCCGCGACGGTCGTGTTCGCGGTGGGGATTTCGACTTCGTCCGCTCGGTCCGTGGTGACCCGATAAACGATGAGGGGGTCGCCCGTCTCGCGGTCGATTACCCGGTCGCCGGGTTCGAGTTTGTGCCCGGGACAGAGGAACGGTCGCGGCGCACCTCTGCGAGCCATGAGTCGGTCGCCACAGACGGCGCACTTCGTGGTGAACTTGCCCGGCGGCGGGACGCGCCCGAGGGTGATTTCGAGCGCGACCCGCCGCTGGTGTTTGCACTTCGCGTTTCTGAGTTCGTAGTCCGGACACGAACACTCGTGTTTTGCGAGGTCGACGACGTAGGTCGCGCCGCTCTCGCTATCGACGGCGTAGCGTCCATCAGGAAGCTGTCGGACGGCCATGCATTCCGTCCACGCACGTGCAGACCGACTATCCATTCTGGAGGTGTCGGGCGCGAGTGCGATTTTTCGTGCTGGTGACGCTGGTGTTGCTTGCAATGGCGTCATGATTGCTCCGTGGGTGGCGCACATCATCCGCCGTGGCGTCCGCCAACCACTCCACGTGAACAGTAGGTTCCGAAGGGACGTAAACTCTCGGTATGGACCGTTTATACCTATTATTCTCTGTCGAAAGTAGCGTGAAAATTCCCCCTTCATTTCGACTGGAGCGCGCCTCTGAAGCTTCGAAGCGCTTTTGAAGTGGGGAACAGAAGGCGGCGCATGGAATTAGAGCGGGACGCGCTTGTCGAAATCGTCGTCTCTACGGTCGCCGTCGTGCTGTTTGTCGCGGTCGTCGTGGCCGTCGGGGCGACGTACACGAGAGATTCGCTGAGCAGCCAGGGTGCACTCGCACTCGTCGGCACCATCGTTGGCTTCGTGTTGTTGATGGCGGGAATCGGCTTCTGGCTCTCGCGAAAGAAGTAGACTCAGGCCTCTTCTGACTCGGCTTCTGCGTTCTCCGTACGCCAGTCGGTGAGGTCATCGTCGTCCGCGTCGTCGATGGCTTTCTCGTAGTAGGCCATCGGGTGCGAGATGGTCTCACAGCGGTCGTCTTTGTTGATACAGTCGCCGTAGGATTGCATCGTCGCACACGACGGTGCCGAGTATTCGGTCGGACTCGTCGCCCCGCGGATATGATTCGTCTGATAGCGCGTAATCTCCTCACCGAAGCCGGGATTCACCTCGTAGAGCGAGACGATTTCGTCCGTGTCCATCCCGATACTGGCGAGGAAGGCGGTGATGGCGAACCGAGAGTGGTGCTCCAGATGTTCGCCCTTCTGAATCTTGTCGAGCAGCGCCTTCATGCACGGCGGGAACAGGTCGGGGACCACGGTGTCGATTTCGCGGGTGAGGTCGAGTTCCGAGATGACCTGCTCTAGGTGTTCGACCTCGTCTGCGAGCGACTCGGCGATGGCGTCGGGGACGTTCAGGGGGAGTCCGTCCTCGATGCGGTGTTGAACCGCCTGACGCAGGAGCTGGTGGCACTCTGCCTGCGTGACGGGGACCTGTCCGTCCGCGAGTTCGCGGTTGACGAGTCGCCACTCGTCGCCCCACATGTCCGCCGCGAGCAGGAGGTACGTCGCCACGTCGACGCGATAGCCTGCGCCGTCTTCGTGGACGTGGCTCGCGAGGTCGAATTCGGCGAGGAGTTGG
This sequence is a window from Haladaptatus sp. QDMS2. Protein-coding genes within it:
- a CDS encoding amidohydrolase, with the translated sequence MTTLQITGGKVLLPDLSVEDADVLVDQDAGTILAVGDVEAGDETLDVSGSLVMPGLVNAHCHAAMTLLRGYADDKPLMDWLQEDIWPAEAQLTPEDVRVGTELGIVEMLKAGVTTFADMYFEVPEVSAAVEDLGVRARIGHGIVTIGKDEDDAWDDIEESIEVASEFDGAAGGRIKTAVMPHSLTTVGEEYYREFLPEVREAGLPVHYHANETLGEVEPIVEEHGERPIEYAADLGMLDAGDFFAHGVHLDETEISVLAAHDASVVHCPASNMKLASGMAPVQALRDAGVTVALGTDGAASNNDLDLFDEMRDAAMLGKLATGDASAVPAEAVVEMATQGGADALGFDVGRIEAGAKADFAVVDFEAPHLTPAHDYVSHLAYAVRGSDVRHTVCDGHILMRDRDVLVCDEAAVRERAAEHAAALVDRA
- a CDS encoding adenosylhomocysteinase, with protein sequence MSDAYPPVSEHLDDVEAARKEGRRKMDWALQHMPILQALRETYKAEKPFAGQVIGMAMHVEAKTANLVELLALGGAEVAITGCNPLSTHDDVSAALDNNDNITSYAVRGVDSDEYYDAIEAVIAHAPTITVDDGMDMVAAIHENHPELIDSIIGGAEETTTGVHRLRAMDRDGELKYPIFAVNDTPMKRLFDNIHGTGESSLATIAMTTNLSYAGKTVVVAGYGYCGKGVAKKAAGQNAHVVVTEVDPRRALEAHMEGYEVMPMADAAEVGDVFITTTGNRDVITESHFEVMKDGVLLANAGHFDVEINLDQLEAMAANVYEARDGVMAYELEDGRDLNVLAEGRLVNLASPIALGHPVEVMDQSFGVQAVVVEELVENAEKYDAGVHDVPDELDRRVAEIKLDAEGIDFDALTDAQSAYLGSWDHGT
- a CDS encoding formate/nitrite transporter family protein, with product MSGDPVVDGGTTEQTSSKTILSRQIDEGLNELRRPREGLFLSALSAGLDIGFGPLLMAVIITMAGDLWSEPLLHIALANAYAVGFIFVVLGRSELFTEHTTLAVLPVLNRDATLAQLGRLWGIVYVGNIVGGIIFAAIAVTAAPSYGIADASAFAEIAVKLTEHSTWGLFTAAVLAGWLMGLLSWLVAAAQETISRVFFVWLVTVTIGLAGLPHSIAGNVEVLAGLFLVPELGFLDYLHFLALATVGNALGGAVFVSLLKYGHVVRGGK
- the hjc gene encoding Holliday junction resolvase Hjc, with protein sequence MANSNSKGNRRERELVNLLDEAGFAVMRAPASGAATTRELPDVLAGNGDVFYAIEAKASSGRPIYLTGEEVEALVYFSQNFGAKPRIAVRFDREDWYFFHPADLYVTDGGNYRVKKETALSEGEDLDELTGKSKKTRLTDIGEDA
- a CDS encoding SWIM zinc finger family protein, with amino-acid sequence MAVRQLPDGRYAVDSESGATYVVDLAKHECSCPDYELRNAKCKHQRRVALEITLGRVPPPGKFTTKCAVCGDRLMARRGAPRPFLCPGHKLEPGDRVIDRETGDPLIVYRVTTDRADEVEIPTANTTVAGYPGNHRYDRDDLVVEAVYPRDTLRRSRLRRYSFPYSRLARPATLEAAGDDSPQPAAGATG
- the priL gene encoding DNA primase regulatory subunit PriL, which encodes MKQLHARYPFLAASRQAVQEAGVDLAELVAREDDPVVARAVARVEGALTDGDVGEPDRSARTELLSYPVARVLVSLVDVHICTRRYARAEAKAAHEQFVAEFEERTELKSTQTERLSFDQLLAEFDLASHVHEDGAGYRVDVATYLLLAADMWGDEWRLVNRELADGQVPVTQAECHQLLRQAVQHRIEDGLPLNVPDAIAESLADEVEHLEQVISELDLTREIDTVVPDLFPPCMKALLDKIQKGEHLEHHSRFAITAFLASIGMDTDEIVSLYEVNPGFGEEITRYQTNHIRGATSPTEYSAPSCATMQSYGDCINKDDRCETISHPMAYYEKAIDDADDDDLTDWRTENAEAESEEA